In a genomic window of Sutcliffiella sp. FSL R7-0096:
- the fapR gene encoding transcription factor FapR, translated as MRRNKKERQLSLKDKIQENPFITDEELADFFQVSIQTVRLDRLELNIPELRERIKNVAARTLEKEVRSLPLDEVIGEIIDLQLDESAISIFDVQTEHVFKRNQITRGHHLFAQANSLAVAVINDELALTAKATIRFTRPVKLGERIVAKAVVSKVDKEKGRTTVEVKSSVGSEKVFHGEFEMFRSTSS; from the coding sequence ATGAGAAGAAATAAAAAGGAGCGCCAGTTATCTTTAAAGGATAAGATACAGGAGAACCCTTTCATAACAGATGAAGAACTTGCCGATTTTTTTCAGGTAAGCATCCAGACTGTTCGTTTGGATCGCCTGGAGTTAAACATTCCTGAATTGCGTGAGCGAATAAAAAACGTAGCAGCGCGTACACTCGAAAAAGAGGTAAGGTCTCTGCCCCTCGATGAAGTGATCGGTGAAATAATCGACCTGCAGTTGGACGAGAGTGCCATTTCCATTTTTGATGTACAAACCGAGCATGTCTTTAAAAGAAATCAGATTACACGAGGACACCACTTGTTTGCCCAGGCCAATTCATTGGCAGTTGCAGTAATCAATGATGAGCTGGCACTGACGGCAAAAGCGACCATTCGCTTTACAAGGCCGGTAAAACTAGGTGAGAGAATTGTCGCAAAGGCAGTTGTGAGTAAGGTAGATAAAGAAAAAGGAAGAACAACTGTTGAAGTGAAAAGCTCTGTCGGAAGTGAAAAGGTTTTTCACGGAGAGTTCGAAATGTTCCGTTCAACAAGTTCTTAA
- the rnc gene encoding ribonuclease III, which produces MTRNRSRINEMKNEAIRKNFAFLQDNLGVQFQNEKLLYQAFTHSSYVNEHRRKPYEDNERLEFLGDAVLELTISQFLYKKYPMMSEGQLTKLRASIVCEPSLVSFANDLSFGKYVLLGKGEEITGGRARPALLADVFEAFIGALYLDLGLDTVFQFLEKYVYPKINEGAFSHVMDFKSQLQEMIQRNALGVIEYEVLEEKGPAHNREFVSKVSLNKEEMGIGVGRSKKEAEQHAAQFALQKLKQAKK; this is translated from the coding sequence ATGACTAGGAACAGAAGTAGAATAAATGAAATGAAAAATGAAGCAATTAGAAAGAATTTTGCTTTTCTACAAGATAATTTAGGAGTTCAGTTTCAAAATGAGAAACTGTTATATCAAGCTTTCACCCATTCATCCTATGTGAATGAGCATCGGAGAAAACCTTACGAAGATAATGAACGACTGGAATTTCTAGGAGATGCTGTTTTGGAGTTGACTATTTCACAGTTTCTTTATAAGAAATACCCTATGATGAGTGAAGGTCAATTGACAAAACTTAGAGCATCGATTGTTTGCGAACCATCTCTCGTTTCATTTGCAAATGATCTTTCGTTTGGTAAGTATGTATTGCTTGGAAAGGGAGAGGAGATCACTGGTGGACGGGCCAGACCAGCTTTGCTTGCCGATGTATTTGAAGCATTTATCGGTGCCTTATATCTGGATCTTGGACTGGATACCGTATTCCAATTCCTTGAAAAGTATGTATACCCTAAAATTAATGAAGGTGCTTTTTCTCATGTGATGGATTTTAAAAGTCAGTTACAAGAGATGATCCAGCGTAATGCGCTTGGTGTCATCGAATATGAAGTGCTTGAAGAAAAGGGACCGGCGCATAACAGGGAGTTTGTATCCAAAGTCTCCTTGAATAAAGAAGAGATGGGTATAGGAGTGGGCCGTTCCAAGAAAGAAGCGGAACAACACGCCGCTCAGTTTGCTCTTCAGAAGCTGAAACAAGCCAAAAAATGA
- the fabD gene encoding ACP S-malonyltransferase has translation MGKVAFVFPGQGSQIVGMAQELAKDFNEVQHVIAQADEKLGYKLSTLMFEGPQEELTLTYNAQPALLTSSIAILQMLKKAGIKADYAAGHSLGEYSALVAAEAIRFEDAVQTVHMRGKYMEEAVPAGVGSMAAVLGLEEQLLKEACEDASKEAGPVQLANLNCPGQIVISGTTEGVTAASEKAKEKGAKRVIPLVVSGPFHSSLMKPAASKLEDTLSSIEINDAIIPVIANVDAGEMTSAAEIPVKLVEQLYSPVRWEQSVEKMIDLGVDTFIEVGPGKVLSGLIKKVNRKVTTIPVYDNETLQKAIDHFKEGDTSNA, from the coding sequence ATGGGAAAGGTCGCGTTTGTTTTTCCTGGTCAAGGCTCACAAATTGTAGGTATGGCCCAGGAGTTAGCCAAAGACTTTAATGAAGTTCAACATGTGATTGCACAAGCGGATGAAAAGCTTGGCTACAAGCTGTCAACGCTGATGTTCGAAGGTCCTCAAGAAGAACTTACTCTTACTTACAACGCCCAACCAGCCCTTTTGACTTCAAGCATAGCGATTTTGCAGATGCTGAAAAAGGCGGGAATCAAGGCTGATTATGCTGCAGGTCACAGTTTGGGTGAATATTCTGCCTTGGTGGCCGCAGAAGCTATCCGTTTCGAAGATGCCGTTCAAACAGTTCATATGCGAGGGAAGTATATGGAAGAAGCAGTTCCGGCAGGCGTTGGTTCCATGGCGGCTGTATTAGGCCTCGAGGAGCAACTTTTAAAAGAGGCGTGTGAGGATGCATCTAAAGAAGCAGGTCCTGTTCAACTTGCAAATCTGAATTGTCCAGGTCAGATTGTGATCTCAGGTACTACAGAAGGTGTAACTGCAGCCTCTGAAAAAGCAAAGGAGAAGGGTGCAAAGCGGGTTATTCCATTGGTGGTCAGTGGCCCATTTCACTCCAGTCTGATGAAACCGGCTGCCTCCAAGCTTGAAGACACACTATCATCGATTGAAATAAATGATGCAATCATTCCGGTCATAGCAAATGTGGATGCCGGTGAGATGACTAGCGCTGCTGAGATCCCCGTTAAATTGGTGGAACAGCTTTATTCACCTGTAAGATGGGAACAATCGGTTGAAAAAATGATAGACCTTGGGGTTGATACTTTTATTGAAGTAGGTCCAGGAAAGGTGCTGTCAGGCTTAATTAAAAAAGTGAACCGAAAAGTGACAACGATCCCGGTATACGATAACGAAACATTGCAAAAAGCAATCGATCACTTTAAAGAGGGGGACACATCCAATGCTTAA
- the fabG gene encoding 3-oxoacyl-[acyl-carrier-protein] reductase — protein sequence MLKGKTAVVTGASRGIGRAVALELAEQGANVVVNYSGSEAKAHEVVEAIKEMGGEAIAVRANVGNMEDVQAMMKEALAQFETIDILVNNAGITRDNLLMRMKEDEWDDVININLKGVFNATKAVTRQMMKQRSGRIINIASIVGVMGNAGQANYVAAKAGVIGLTKSTARELASRHITVNAIAPGFITTDMTDKLTEEVKAEMLKQIPLARFGEAKDIASVVSFLASEKSAYITGQTLHVDGGMVM from the coding sequence ATGCTTAAAGGAAAAACTGCGGTTGTAACGGGGGCTTCTCGTGGAATCGGACGTGCTGTTGCACTAGAACTGGCGGAACAAGGTGCCAATGTGGTTGTCAACTACTCAGGAAGTGAAGCAAAAGCACATGAGGTAGTGGAAGCGATCAAAGAGATGGGTGGCGAGGCCATCGCAGTCCGTGCAAATGTCGGTAACATGGAAGATGTGCAAGCGATGATGAAAGAAGCGCTTGCTCAATTCGAAACCATTGATATATTGGTGAATAATGCAGGAATTACACGTGATAACCTATTGATGCGCATGAAGGAAGACGAGTGGGATGATGTGATCAATATCAACTTGAAGGGTGTCTTCAACGCGACAAAAGCGGTAACGCGTCAAATGATGAAGCAGCGTTCGGGAAGAATCATCAATATCGCATCCATCGTTGGAGTAATGGGAAATGCCGGGCAAGCTAACTATGTTGCGGCAAAAGCAGGTGTAATCGGGCTGACGAAATCTACTGCCCGTGAACTTGCTTCACGCCACATTACAGTAAATGCCATTGCACCAGGCTTCATCACAACGGATATGACGGACAAATTAACAGAAGAAGTAAAAGCGGAAATGCTGAAGCAGATCCCCCTTGCACGATTTGGAGAAGCGAAAGACATCGCATCAGTCGTATCTTTCTTAGCTTCCGAAAAAAGTGCCTACATCACCGGCCAGACCCTCCATGTCGACGGCGGAATGGTGATGTAA
- the plsX gene encoding phosphate acyltransferase PlsX produces the protein MRIAIDAMGGDHAPKSIVEGVMKAVEKYNDVTYTLVGDENKIRPFLTNDKNISIIHTEEVISGDEEPVRAVRRKKNSSMVLMAKEIKEGRADACISAGNTGALMTAGLLIVGRIKGIERPALSPTLPTVDGKGFVMLDVGANADAKPEHLFQYALMASIYAEKVRGVKAPRVGLLNVGTEDKKGNELAKAAFEYIKESNMVHFTGNVEARDLLNGVADVVVTDGFTGNVTLKAIEGTALSVFAMLKEALTSDLKSKMAAAVLKPKLKTIKNQMDYSEYGGAALFGLKAPVVKAHGSSDANAVFNAIRQTREMLETDMVGTIAQTIEKMEFVTTQENGGE, from the coding sequence ATGAGAATTGCCATAGATGCAATGGGTGGGGATCATGCGCCGAAATCGATTGTCGAAGGCGTCATGAAAGCCGTGGAGAAATACAATGACGTTACATATACCCTTGTTGGGGACGAAAATAAAATACGACCATTTTTAACAAATGATAAGAATATAAGCATCATACATACAGAAGAAGTCATTTCAGGGGATGAAGAACCGGTCAGAGCGGTTCGCCGTAAAAAGAATTCTTCCATGGTCCTGATGGCCAAAGAAATTAAAGAAGGAAGAGCGGATGCATGTATCTCAGCGGGAAATACCGGGGCTTTAATGACAGCAGGGCTATTGATTGTTGGTCGCATCAAAGGAATTGAGAGACCTGCCCTCTCACCTACCTTACCTACAGTCGATGGAAAAGGGTTCGTGATGCTCGATGTCGGTGCAAATGCAGATGCAAAGCCAGAGCACTTATTTCAATATGCATTGATGGCTTCCATATATGCGGAGAAAGTGCGAGGAGTGAAAGCGCCTCGGGTAGGTCTGCTGAACGTCGGGACCGAGGATAAAAAAGGAAACGAGCTGGCAAAGGCCGCTTTTGAATACATCAAAGAGTCCAATATGGTCCATTTTACTGGAAATGTGGAGGCTCGGGACTTGTTAAATGGGGTAGCGGATGTCGTAGTCACAGATGGATTTACCGGGAATGTTACGTTAAAAGCGATTGAAGGTACGGCATTATCCGTATTTGCCATGCTAAAAGAAGCACTGACAAGTGATCTGAAAAGTAAGATGGCCGCAGCAGTACTAAAGCCGAAGCTGAAAACGATTAAAAATCAAATGGACTATTCCGAATACGGTGGAGCAGCCCTCTTTGGTCTCAAAGCACCGGTTGTAAAGGCACATGGTTCGTCTGATGCGAATGCTGTGTTCAATGCAATCCGACAAACCAGGGAAATGCTTGAAACGGATATGGTCGGAACAATCGCACAAACAATTGAGAAAATGGAATTTGTGACAACACAAGAGAACGGGGGAGAATAA
- the acpP gene encoding acyl carrier protein codes for MADVLERVTKIIVDRLGVDESEVNLDSKFKDDLGADSLDVVELVMELEDEFDMEISDDEAENITTVADAVNYIKANA; via the coding sequence ATGGCAGATGTATTAGAGCGTGTAACAAAGATCATTGTTGATCGATTAGGTGTAGACGAGTCCGAGGTGAATCTTGATTCTAAATTCAAAGACGATTTAGGTGCTGATTCTCTTGATGTAGTTGAACTAGTGATGGAGCTTGAAGATGAGTTTGATATGGAAATCTCAGACGACGAAGCGGAAAACATTACAACAGTTGCCGATGCGGTGAACTACATAAAAGCGAACGCTTAA